Below is a window of Paramagnetospirillum magneticum AMB-1 DNA.
TTCAGCCCCTCCTACTGAGTCTGACGGCGGCGCATGATGAGCCGGTCCGTCTTCTTGTTGCTGCGAGTCTTCTTGCCCTTGGTGGGCTTGCCCCAGGGGGTGACCGGATGACGGCCGCCCGAGGTGCGGCCTTCGCCGCCGCCATGCGGGTGGTCGATCGGGTTCATGGCCACACCGCGGACGGAGGGGCGACGGCCCATCCACACAGCGCGACCGGCCTTGCCCAGAGAGACGTTCTGCTGGTCCGGGTTGGACACGGCACCGATGGTGGCCATGCACTCGCCGCGAACCATGCGGAGTTCGCCCGAAGCCAGACGGAGCTGGGCATAGCCCTGATCCTTGCCGACCAGCTGGACATAGGTGCCGGCCGAACGAGCCAGCTGACCGCCCTTGCCCACCTTGAGCTCCACGTTGTGCACGATGGTGCCGACGGGGATGTTCTTCAGCGGCATGGCGTTGCCGGGCTTGATGTCCGCCTTTTCGGAGGCGATCACCTGGTCACCGACGGCCAGACGCTGCGGGGCGATGATGTAGGCCTTCTCGCCGTCGGCGTACGACACCAGGGCGATGAAAGCGGTACGGTTGGGATCGTACTCCAGGCGCTCGACCGTGGCGGCCACGTCGAACTTATTGCGCTTGAAGTCGATGATGCGGTAACGGCGCTTGTGCCCGCCGCCACGCCACCGGACGGTCACCCGGCCGGTGTTGTTGCGGCCGCCCTTGGAGCGCAGACCTTCGGTCAGGCTCTTCTCGGGCTTACCCTTCCAGAGTTCCGAACGATCGACCAGGACCAGTTGGCGGCGGCCAGGCGTCGTCGGCTTGAATGTCTTCAGTGCCATGGCGTCAGACTCCCGTGGTCACGTCGATGGAGTGGCCCTCGGCCAGCGTCACGACCGCCTTCTTGACGTCGGAACGCACGCCGGGACGGCCGCGGAAGC
It encodes the following:
- the rplB gene encoding 50S ribosomal protein L2, which encodes MALKTFKPTTPGRRQLVLVDRSELWKGKPEKSLTEGLRSKGGRNNTGRVTVRWRGGGHKRRYRIIDFKRNKFDVAATVERLEYDPNRTAFIALVSYADGEKAYIIAPQRLAVGDQVIASEKADIKPGNAMPLKNIPVGTIVHNVELKVGKGGQLARSAGTYVQLVGKDQGYAQLRLASGELRMVRGECMATIGAVSNPDQQNVSLGKAGRAVWMGRRPSVRGVAMNPIDHPHGGGEGRTSGGRHPVTPWGKPTKGKKTRSNKKTDRLIMRRRQTQ